The proteins below come from a single Gimesia alba genomic window:
- the uvrB gene encoding excinuclease ABC subunit UvrB — MSVFQLKSDFQPSGDQPRAIEGLVKGIKEGKSDQVLLGVTGSGKTFTMANVIAELGRPALILSHNKTLAAQLYSEFKEFFPENAVTYFVSYYDYYQPEAYIPQRDIYIEKDASINDEIDRLRLLATSALVSRRDVIVVASVSCIYGLGSPKDYLEMMIPLRVGIEIDRDEMLRKLIDIQYDRNNVELSRAKFRVRGDVVECWPAYEEFAYRIEFWGDEIENLAVINPLTGEVLRTVQEAYIYPAKHFVLPQERIESAIHEIQSELDERLQVLQNEGKLLESQRLSARTRYDMELLEEVGFCPGIENYSRALAGRKPGSPPDTLLDFFPDDYLLFVDESHVTVSQVRAMFAGDRSRKTNLVEHGFRLPMALDNRPLTFDEWNERRRQTVFVSATPGDWELERVEGEVVEQVIRPTGLIDPVIRIVPARGQVPHLKEEILKRVAVKERVLVTTLTKRLAEDLSSYFQEEGIRCAWLHSELDAFERVEILRGLREQKYDVVVGINLLREGLDIPEVSLVAILDADKEGFLRSETSLIQTIGRSARHVNAEVILYADRMTNSMQNAIDETERRRAIQEEYNCEHGITPESIKKAIKRGIEEEIEARQLVRESVGFSDESEYITQEFLGELEKEMLEAAEQLEFERAALLRDRIDDLKKNGGKSGKTQTAKASRSGKKGKRQRRKR, encoded by the coding sequence ATGTCCGTTTTCCAGCTGAAGAGCGACTTCCAACCCTCGGGTGATCAACCTCGTGCAATTGAAGGACTGGTCAAGGGGATTAAAGAGGGAAAGTCAGATCAGGTGTTGCTGGGCGTGACGGGATCAGGGAAAACGTTCACTATGGCGAATGTGATCGCAGAACTGGGCCGCCCTGCTCTGATTCTATCGCATAATAAAACTCTGGCCGCCCAATTGTATTCGGAGTTTAAGGAGTTTTTCCCGGAAAACGCCGTCACGTATTTTGTCAGCTATTATGATTATTATCAGCCGGAAGCCTATATTCCACAGCGGGATATTTACATTGAGAAAGATGCGTCGATCAATGATGAAATTGATCGTCTGCGCTTATTGGCGACCAGCGCGCTGGTCAGTCGTCGTGATGTGATTGTTGTGGCCAGCGTCAGTTGCATTTATGGTTTGGGGTCTCCCAAAGATTATCTGGAGATGATGATCCCGCTTCGGGTGGGCATAGAGATTGACCGCGATGAGATGCTGCGGAAGCTGATTGATATTCAGTATGATCGAAATAATGTGGAGCTTTCGCGGGCGAAATTTCGAGTTCGCGGAGATGTGGTTGAGTGCTGGCCCGCTTATGAAGAGTTCGCGTATCGGATTGAATTCTGGGGCGATGAAATCGAAAATCTAGCGGTCATTAATCCTTTGACGGGAGAAGTGCTGCGGACCGTGCAAGAAGCCTATATTTATCCGGCCAAGCATTTTGTTTTGCCTCAGGAGCGGATTGAGTCTGCTATTCACGAGATTCAAAGCGAACTGGATGAACGGTTGCAGGTCCTGCAGAATGAGGGGAAGTTACTGGAGTCCCAAAGGCTCAGTGCGCGAACTCGGTATGATATGGAATTGCTGGAAGAAGTGGGCTTTTGTCCGGGGATCGAGAATTACAGCCGCGCGCTGGCGGGTAGAAAACCGGGATCACCGCCGGATACGTTGCTCGACTTCTTCCCCGATGATTATCTGTTATTCGTTGACGAATCGCATGTGACCGTCTCTCAGGTACGTGCGATGTTTGCGGGAGACCGATCTCGAAAGACCAATCTGGTTGAGCATGGCTTTCGTTTGCCGATGGCGCTTGATAATCGCCCGTTGACTTTTGATGAATGGAACGAACGACGCAGACAGACGGTGTTTGTCTCTGCTACGCCGGGTGACTGGGAGCTGGAGCGTGTTGAAGGGGAAGTCGTGGAACAGGTCATTCGTCCGACTGGGTTGATCGATCCCGTGATTCGAATTGTGCCGGCCCGTGGGCAGGTTCCTCATTTGAAAGAGGAGATTCTGAAACGCGTTGCGGTGAAAGAGCGCGTGCTGGTGACTACGTTGACCAAGCGGCTGGCAGAAGACCTTTCCTCTTATTTTCAAGAGGAAGGGATTCGCTGTGCCTGGTTGCATTCCGAGTTGGATGCGTTTGAACGCGTGGAAATATTACGAGGGCTACGAGAGCAGAAATATGATGTTGTTGTCGGGATCAATTTATTGCGCGAAGGGTTGGATATTCCCGAGGTTTCACTGGTTGCCATTCTGGATGCCGACAAAGAAGGTTTTTTGCGAAGTGAAACCAGTTTGATTCAAACAATCGGCCGTTCGGCTCGGCACGTCAACGCGGAAGTCATTCTCTATGCAGACCGAATGACGAACAGCATGCAGAATGCGATCGATGAAACAGAACGTCGCCGTGCGATTCAGGAAGAATATAATTGCGAGCATGGGATTACGCCGGAGTCTATCAAGAAAGCGATCAAGCGAGGCATTGAAGAAGAAATCGAAGCCCGTCAGCTTGTGCGGGAGTCAGTCGGTTTCTCGGATGAGTCAGAATATATTACCCAGGAATTTCTGGGAGAGCTCGAAAAAGAGATGCTGGAGGCGGCGGAACAGCTGGAGTTTGAGCGAGCCGCATTATTGAGAGATCGGATTGACGATCTGAAAAAAAACGGGGGCAAGTCCGGAAAAACTCAGACCGCAAAAGCGTCCCGGTCTGGAAAAAAAGGAAAACGACAGCGACGCAAACGTTGA